The following coding sequences lie in one Mycobacterium sp. Z3061 genomic window:
- a CDS encoding acyl-CoA synthetase, producing MAVALNIADLAEHAIDAVPDRVALICGDEQLTYAQLEEKANRFAHYLMDQGVREGDKVGLYCRNRIEIVIAMLGIIKAGAILVNVNFRYVEGELRYLFDNSDMVALVHERQYSDRVANVLPDTPNVKTVLVVEDGSDLDYQRYGGVEFYSAIADSSPERDFGDRTADAIYLLYTGGTTGFPKGVMWRHEDIYRVLLGGTDFATGEFVKDEYDLAKAAAANPPMVRYPIPPMIHGATQSATWMSIFSGQTTVLAPEFNAEQVWETIHKHKVNLLFFTGDAMARPLLDALQKDNDYDLSSLFLLASTAALFSPSIKEKFLELLPNRVITDSIGSSETGFGGTSIVAKDAPHSGGPRVTIDHRTVVLDEEGNEVKPGSGVRGFIAKKGNIPVGYYKDEKKTAETFKTINGVRYAIPGDYALVEEDGSVTMLGRGSVSINSGGEKIYPEEVEAALKGHPDVFDALVVGVPDPRYGQHVAAVVQAREGARPTLAELDSFVRSEIAGYKVPRSLWFVDEVKRSPAGKPDYRWAKEQTEARPADDVHAAHVTA from the coding sequence GTGGCCGTGGCTCTGAATATTGCTGACCTTGCCGAGCACGCCATCGACGCTGTGCCGGACCGTGTTGCTCTCATCTGCGGTGACGAGCAGCTGACGTACGCCCAATTGGAAGAGAAGGCCAACCGCTTCGCGCACTACCTGATGGACCAGGGTGTGCGCGAAGGCGACAAGGTCGGCCTGTACTGCCGCAACCGCATCGAGATCGTCATCGCGATGCTCGGCATCATCAAGGCGGGCGCGATCCTGGTCAACGTCAACTTCAGGTACGTCGAAGGCGAGCTTCGCTACCTGTTCGACAACTCGGACATGGTGGCGCTGGTGCACGAGCGTCAGTACTCCGACCGGGTCGCCAACGTGCTGCCGGACACTCCCAACGTCAAGACGGTGCTGGTCGTAGAGGACGGCAGCGACCTGGACTACCAGCGCTACGGCGGCGTCGAGTTCTACTCCGCGATCGCTGACAGCTCACCTGAGCGCGACTTCGGTGACCGCACCGCGGACGCCATCTACCTGCTTTACACGGGCGGCACCACCGGCTTCCCGAAAGGCGTGATGTGGCGCCACGAAGACATCTACCGGGTGCTGCTCGGCGGAACCGACTTCGCCACAGGGGAATTCGTCAAGGACGAGTACGACCTGGCCAAGGCTGCCGCCGCGAATCCGCCGATGGTCCGCTATCCGATTCCGCCGATGATCCACGGGGCCACCCAGTCGGCGACCTGGATGTCGATTTTCTCCGGCCAAACCACCGTGCTGGCACCGGAATTCAATGCCGAGCAGGTGTGGGAAACCATTCACAAGCACAAAGTGAACCTGCTGTTCTTCACCGGCGACGCGATGGCCCGTCCGTTGCTCGACGCGCTGCAGAAGGACAACGATTACGACCTGTCGTCGCTGTTCCTGCTCGCCAGCACGGCTGCGCTGTTCTCGCCGAGCATCAAGGAGAAGTTCCTTGAGCTGCTGCCGAATCGGGTCATCACTGACTCAATCGGCTCGTCGGAGACCGGCTTTGGCGGGACCAGCATCGTCGCGAAAGACGCACCACACAGCGGTGGTCCTCGGGTGACCATCGATCACCGCACCGTCGTCCTCGACGAAGAGGGCAACGAAGTCAAGCCGGGCTCGGGCGTGCGCGGGTTCATCGCCAAGAAGGGCAACATTCCCGTCGGCTACTACAAAGACGAGAAGAAGACCGCCGAGACGTTCAAGACCATTAACGGTGTGCGCTACGCGATTCCGGGCGACTACGCGTTGGTCGAAGAGGACGGCTCGGTCACGATGCTGGGCCGGGGCTCAGTGTCGATCAACAGCGGTGGCGAGAAGATCTACCCCGAAGAGGTCGAGGCCGCGCTGAAGGGCCACCCCGACGTGTTCGACGCGCTGGTGGTCGGCGTGCCGGACCCGCGTTACGGCCAGCATGTGGCGGCTGTGGTGCAGGCCCGGGAAGGAGCCCGGCCGACGCTCGCCGAACTGGACAGCTTCGTGCGTTCGGAGATCGCGGGATATAAAGTGCCGCGCAGCCTTTGGTTCGTCGACGAGGTGAAGCGGTCGCCGGCCGGCAAGCCGGACTACCGCTGGGCCAAGGAGCAGACCGAAGCGCGGCCGGCGGATGACGTGCACGCCGCGCACGTGACTGCCTGA
- a CDS encoding crotonase/enoyl-CoA hydratase family protein, producing the protein MAEQPANESGPDALVEQRGHTLIVTMNRPHRRNALSTEMMQIMVEAWDRVDNDPDIRCCILTGAGGYFCAGMDLKTATQKPPGDSFKDGSYDPSRIDALLKGRRLTKPLIAAVEGPAIAGGTEILQGTDIRVAGESAKFGISEAKWSLYPMGGSAVRLVRQIPYTVACDLLLTGRHITATEALEMGLIGHVVPDGQALTKALELAEIIENNGPLAVQAILRTIRETEGMHENEAFKIDTQIGIQVFLSDDAKEGPRAFAEKRKPEFKNR; encoded by the coding sequence GTGGCGGAGCAGCCAGCAAACGAATCCGGACCCGACGCGCTGGTGGAGCAGCGCGGTCACACACTCATCGTGACGATGAACCGGCCGCACCGTCGCAACGCTCTGAGCACCGAAATGATGCAGATTATGGTCGAGGCGTGGGACCGCGTCGACAACGATCCCGACATCCGCTGCTGCATCCTCACGGGTGCCGGTGGCTACTTTTGTGCTGGCATGGATCTCAAGACCGCAACCCAGAAGCCGCCGGGCGACTCCTTCAAGGACGGCAGCTACGACCCGTCACGCATCGACGCCCTACTCAAGGGTCGTCGCCTCACCAAACCCCTGATCGCCGCAGTCGAAGGTCCGGCGATCGCCGGCGGGACGGAGATCCTGCAGGGCACCGACATCCGGGTGGCCGGCGAGAGTGCCAAGTTCGGCATCTCCGAGGCCAAATGGAGCCTGTACCCGATGGGCGGTTCAGCAGTCCGCCTGGTGCGGCAGATCCCCTATACCGTGGCCTGCGACCTGCTGCTGACCGGACGGCACATCACCGCGACCGAGGCCCTCGAGATGGGGCTGATCGGGCACGTCGTCCCGGATGGCCAAGCGCTGACGAAGGCACTCGAACTCGCGGAGATCATCGAGAACAACGGGCCGTTGGCGGTGCAGGCGATCCTGCGTACCATCCGCGAGACCGAGGGCATGCACGAAAACGAGGCCTTCAAGATCGACACCCAGATCGGCATCCAGGTCTTCCTGTCCGACGACGCCAAGGAAGGCCCGCGCGCGTTCGCCGAGAAGCGCAAGCCCGAGTTCAAGAACCGCTGA
- a CDS encoding cytochrome P450 translates to MTSTIPDTILNIDLADGNFYADGVGAREAYRWMRANQPVFRDRNGLAGATTYQAILDAERNPELFSSTGGIRPDQPGMPYMIDMDDPSHLVRRKLVNAGFTRKRVKDKEASIGELCDTLIDAVCERGECDFVRDIAAPLPMAVIGDMLGVLPSERGMLLKWSDDLVCGLSSHIDPTSVEFQTVMEAFAGYTAFTMDLIGKRRAEPTDDLYSILINAEVEGQRMSDEEIVMETLLILIGGDETTRHTLSGGTEQLVRNQDQFSDLVGDPGLLPGAIEEMLRWTSPVKNMCRTLTADTDFHGTSLSAGEKIMLLFEAANFDESVFDQPEKFDIRRNPNSHLAFGFGTHFCMGNQLARLELSLMTSRVLQRLPDLRLADESALPLRPANFVSGLESMPVVFTPSAPVLG, encoded by the coding sequence ATGACGTCAACGATTCCGGACACGATCCTCAACATCGATCTGGCGGACGGCAACTTCTATGCCGACGGCGTCGGGGCGCGGGAGGCGTACCGCTGGATGCGGGCGAACCAGCCGGTGTTCCGCGACCGTAACGGATTGGCAGGCGCGACAACGTATCAGGCGATCCTGGATGCCGAGCGCAACCCGGAGTTGTTCTCCAGCACCGGGGGCATCCGTCCCGATCAGCCCGGTATGCCCTACATGATCGACATGGACGACCCCTCGCATCTGGTGCGCCGCAAGCTGGTGAACGCCGGCTTCACGCGCAAGCGGGTGAAGGACAAAGAGGCCTCGATCGGGGAGCTTTGCGACACCTTGATCGACGCGGTGTGTGAGCGCGGTGAGTGCGACTTTGTGCGCGACATCGCCGCGCCGCTGCCGATGGCGGTGATCGGCGACATGCTGGGCGTGCTGCCGTCCGAGCGGGGGATGTTGCTGAAGTGGTCGGACGATCTGGTGTGCGGGCTGTCGTCCCACATCGACCCGACCTCGGTGGAGTTCCAGACCGTGATGGAGGCGTTCGCCGGTTATACGGCGTTCACGATGGACCTGATCGGCAAGCGCCGTGCGGAGCCGACTGACGACCTGTACTCGATCCTGATCAACGCCGAGGTCGAGGGTCAGCGGATGTCGGACGAAGAGATCGTCATGGAGACCCTGCTGATCCTGATCGGCGGTGACGAGACCACCCGGCACACGTTGAGCGGGGGGACCGAGCAACTGGTGCGCAACCAGGACCAGTTCTCCGATCTGGTGGGCGACCCTGGGTTGCTACCTGGTGCCATCGAGGAGATGCTGCGCTGGACGTCACCGGTGAAGAACATGTGCCGGACGTTGACCGCGGACACCGATTTTCATGGCACGTCTTTGAGCGCCGGAGAGAAGATCATGCTGTTGTTCGAGGCGGCGAACTTCGACGAGTCGGTGTTCGATCAACCGGAGAAGTTCGACATCCGGCGAAACCCGAACAGCCATCTGGCTTTTGGGTTCGGCACGCACTTCTGTATGGGTAACCAGCTGGCGCGTCTGGAGTTGTCGTTGATGACATCGAGGGTGCTGCAGCGGTTGCCTGACCTGCGGTTGGCCGACGAGTCCGCGCTGCCGTTGCGGCCGGCAAATTTCGTGTCCGGTCTGGAGTCGATGCCGGTGGTGTTCACGCCGAGCGCGCCGGTGCTGGGGTAG
- a CDS encoding acetoacetate decarboxylase family protein: MPVSQHTIAGTVLTMPVVIRKADQHSAMFSVKADAAQRLIDYSGLEVFQYLPGRAILVQLLVRYIDGDLGKYHEYGTAFLVNKPGTHATGIRAMADAATFIHQLPVDQEFTLEAGRTIWGYPKIMADFNVREGHKFAFDVSADGHLIAGIEFSPGLPHPAPKPQTLTTYSCLDGVTRETTSTMQTTGVRTRLGGAKIRLGDHPYAKELATLGLPKRALMTQSVTNVEMSFGDARAV, translated from the coding sequence ATGCCTGTCTCGCAACACACCATCGCCGGAACCGTTCTCACCATGCCGGTCGTCATCCGTAAAGCCGACCAGCATTCCGCGATGTTCTCGGTCAAGGCCGACGCCGCCCAACGGCTGATCGACTACAGCGGCCTCGAAGTCTTTCAATACCTGCCCGGCCGGGCGATTCTGGTGCAACTGCTGGTCCGCTACATCGACGGCGACCTCGGCAAGTACCACGAGTACGGCACCGCGTTTCTGGTCAACAAGCCCGGTACCCACGCAACAGGCATCCGCGCGATGGCCGACGCCGCCACCTTCATCCATCAGCTGCCGGTCGACCAGGAATTCACCCTCGAGGCCGGCCGCACCATCTGGGGCTACCCAAAGATCATGGCGGACTTCAACGTTCGCGAGGGCCACAAGTTCGCATTCGACGTGAGCGCCGACGGTCACCTGATCGCCGGTATCGAGTTCAGCCCGGGCCTGCCGCACCCGGCGCCGAAGCCCCAGACGTTGACGACGTACTCCTGCCTGGACGGAGTGACCCGCGAGACCACCTCGACCATGCAGACCACCGGCGTGCGGACCCGGCTCGGCGGCGCCAAAATCCGCCTCGGCGACCACCCCTACGCCAAGGAACTGGCGACCCTGGGACTGCCCAAGCGAGCACTGATGACGCAGTCGGTCACCAACGTAGAGATGTCGTTCGGCGACGCACGCGCCGTCTGA